Proteins encoded together in one Aeromonas encheleia window:
- the galE gene encoding UDP-glucose 4-epimerase GalE, with translation MKVLVTGGCGYIGSHTCLALQAAGMEPVVVDNLCNSKPGVLARIAAISGREPLFYRGDIRDEALLDRIFAEQEIEAVIHFAALKAVGESTRIPLDYYQNNLSGTLVLLQAMKRAGVHNLVFSSSATVYGDPASTPIREDFPRSATNPYGRSKLIIEQILEDLQAAEPHWSMTLLRYFNPVGAHESGTMGEDPQGIPNNLMPFLTQVAIGRRDCLSVFGNDYNTLDGTGVRDYIHVVDLAEGHVKALQHCTHKGGVHPYNLGTGLGQSVLQMVAAFEAACGHPLPYRIEPRRPGDIAECWADPAKAERELGWHASRDLAAMCADSWRWQSTNPQGYES, from the coding sequence ATGAAAGTACTGGTCACCGGCGGCTGTGGTTACATTGGCAGCCATACCTGCCTTGCCTTGCAGGCCGCAGGCATGGAACCCGTGGTGGTAGACAATCTGTGCAACAGCAAGCCCGGCGTGCTGGCGCGGATCGCCGCTATCAGCGGGCGTGAACCCCTGTTCTATCGGGGCGATATTCGTGACGAGGCCCTGCTGGATCGCATCTTCGCCGAGCAGGAGATCGAGGCGGTGATCCACTTCGCCGCCCTCAAGGCGGTCGGCGAGTCGACCCGCATCCCCCTCGACTACTACCAGAACAACCTGAGCGGCACCCTGGTCCTGCTGCAGGCCATGAAGCGCGCCGGCGTCCACAACCTGGTGTTCAGCTCCTCGGCCACCGTCTATGGTGACCCGGCAAGCACCCCCATCCGGGAAGATTTCCCGCGCAGCGCCACCAACCCCTACGGTCGATCCAAGCTGATCATCGAGCAGATCCTCGAGGATCTGCAGGCCGCCGAGCCCCACTGGAGCATGACGCTGCTGCGCTACTTCAACCCGGTCGGCGCCCACGAATCCGGCACCATGGGGGAGGATCCCCAGGGCATTCCCAACAATTTGATGCCCTTCCTGACCCAGGTCGCCATCGGCCGTCGCGACTGCCTCTCCGTCTTTGGAAACGATTACAACACCCTGGACGGCACCGGTGTGCGCGATTACATCCATGTGGTGGATCTCGCCGAGGGGCACGTCAAGGCGCTGCAGCACTGCACCCATAAGGGTGGCGTCCACCCCTACAACCTGGGTACCGGCCTGGGCCAGAGCGTGTTGCAGATGGTCGCGGCGTTCGAGGCGGCCTGCGGTCACCCCCTGCCCTATCGCATCGAGCCGAGACGCCCTGGCGACATCGCCGAGTGCTGGGCCGATCCGGCCAAGGCCGAGCGCGAGCTGGGCTGGCACGCCAGCCGGGATCTCGCCGCCATGTGCGCCGACAGCTGGCGCTGGCAATCCACCAATCCACAGGGGTATGAGTCGTGA